A part of Liolophura sinensis isolate JHLJ2023 chromosome 1, CUHK_Ljap_v2, whole genome shotgun sequence genomic DNA contains:
- the LOC135462080 gene encoding globin C, coelomic-like translates to MQQTDMGCENTKVASVVEEVEEEPEEGDSPFTEVQIDMIRSTWPVVSRNMESIGTSVFLRIFEMAPYIKDMFPFSHAMKFMEVVDLLVRNVESLETDVDMSLLSLGAKHATFKDFGTEYFTIYSNALLSVWEFTLGEEYSPEIHDSWQAVFEYIRLALTHGYESVVHFNKYGTNGE, encoded by the exons ATGCAACAAACAGACATGGGGTGTGAAAACACCAAAGTGGCCAGCGTCGTGGAGGAAGTGGAAGAGGAGCCGGAGGAGGGGGACTCTCCATTCACGGAGGTACAAATAGACATGATTCGCAGCACCTGGCCTGTGGTCTCTCGAAATATGGAGTCCATCGGGACGAGTGTATTCCTTCGAATATTTGAGATGGCCCCTTATATCAAGGATATGTTTCCTTTCAG CCACGCGATGAAGTTCATGGAGGTCGTGGATCTACTAGTGCGGAATGTAGAAAGTCTAGAGACTGACGTGGACATGTCTTTGCTTTCACTCGGTGCCAAACATGCCACATTTAAAGACTTCGGAACAGAGTACTTCACAATTTACTCTAATGCTTTACTCAGTGTCTGGGAATTTACCTTAGGCGAAGAGTATTCACCGGAAATTCACGATTCCTGGCAGGCTGTATTCGAGTACATTCGCCTGGCCCTAACACATGGATATGAATCTGTGGTACATTTTAACAAATATGGAACGAATGGCGAGTGA